The Bicyclus anynana chromosome 3, ilBicAnyn1.1, whole genome shotgun sequence genome has a window encoding:
- the LOC112053478 gene encoding cytochrome b-c1 complex subunit Rieske, mitochondrial-like produces the protein MNSVARAGHLAPYFKASSTVVSNGLKPLVVAPSPADKLVSQPLPKTSTVQSLHGALPAQNLKIKHGPSAIQVRFAHTDIAYPDFSAYRRKETQDPTSKAKENIDDRQSFTYLIAGAGSVAAAYSAKTVVTHFVSSMAAAADVLALAKIEIKMAEIPEGKSVTFKWRGKPLFIRHRTASEIATEKAVPIDQLRDPQHDDVRTQDPKWLVVIGVCTHLGCVPVANSGDFGGYYCPCHGSHYDASGRIRKGPAPLNLEVPPYTFVEDLLVVG, from the exons ATGAATTCCGTCGCGAGGGCTGGTCACTTGGCTCCATACTTTAAAGCCAGTTCAACTGTAGTGTCGAATGGCCTGAAACCCCTCGTCGTAGCACCGTCTCCGGCTGACAAACTGGTGTCGCAACCTCTTCCGAAGACTTCCACCGTGCAGTCATTACATGGAGCTTTGCCTGCCCAGAACTTGAAGATCAAACATGGTCCCAGTG CGATTCAAGTACGTTTCGCGCACACCGATATCGCGTACCCCGACTTCTCTGCGTACCGTCGTAAGGAGACGCAGGACCCGACGTCTAAGGCAAAGGAGAATATAGATGACCGCCAGTCATTCACATACCTTATTGCTGGAG ctGGGAGTGTAGCTGCAGCTTATTCAGCCAAGACGGTTGTGACACATTTTGTGTCGTCCATGGCAGCTGCTGCCGACGTCCTTGCCTTGGCCAAAATTGAAATCAAAATGGCTGAAATTCCTGAGGGCAAGTCTGTTACTTTCAAGTGGCGTGGTAAGCCACTCTTCATCCGCCACAG GACCGCCAGCGAGATCGCGACAGAGAAAGCAGTACCCATCGATCAGTTACGAGACCCGCAACACGACGACGTCCGCACTCAAGATCCGAAATGGTTGGTTGTTATCGGAGTCTGCACCCACCTGGGTTGTGTCCCAGTGGCCAACTCAGGTGACTTCGGTGGCTATTACTGCCCGTGTCACGGTTCCCATTACGATGCTTCAGGGAGGATCCGCAAAGGCCCCGCACCTCTGAACCTTGAAGTACCACCCTACACGTTTGTGGAAGACCTCCTCGTCGTAGGTTAA